In the genome of Arachis stenosperma cultivar V10309 chromosome 6, arast.V10309.gnm1.PFL2, whole genome shotgun sequence, the window AACAAGGCAGCCACGCAGAATTATTTGGCAGGATGCAATCTGTTATTATAGAAATGGATGCAGATCCTACCGTAAGTTCTACCACAAATTCACTTTCATCAGTCACTAAAATTCTCTATAGTTATTAATGAACACTTTTGACTTGGTGTAGTTTAAAGAAATGGAGAAATTGAAAAAGGCAGTGATGAAATCTGAGGATGAGAAGGAAGGTGAAAAAAATGTTGAAAGTTTTGACATGAAACAAATAGAGGAACATCTACCTGTACGTGTTAATGAGCAAAGGCTTAGCAACTTGTTGCAGTCTCTTATGGTTGGGTTATCAGTTTTGATGATCCCCATCATAAGAAAAATACCTACATCAGTTTTGTGGGGATATTTTGCTTTCATGGCCATTGATAGTCTGCCTGGCAATCAATTCTGGGAAAGGTTCTTGCTACTCTTTATCCCAAGAAGTCGCCGCTACAAGTAagtattataatttaaaaagtttttaaaataattttaatattgtattttttaagaATGATATTTGATTTTGTGCAGAATTTTGGAAGGTCCACATGCAAGTTTTGTGGAGCTGGTACCATTCAAGGTGACAGCATTATTCACAGGGTTGCAATTGGTGTATTTCTTGATTTGTTACGGGATGACGTGGATACCAACTGGAGGAATACTGTTCCCTTTGCCTTTCTTCCTTCTCATACTCATTAGAGAGCATCTCCTTCCTAAGTTCTTCAAAGCCCAACATCTTCATGAACTTGATGCTTCTGAGTACGAGGAAGTTGCTGGCGATCCTACTGTTTCTCAAATTATACCACTCATGATGGTACGTTTCATTTATATACTATGCTTCTTCACACTTACATACTACAAAGATAGAAATTCAGGTGCAGTCAACTTCACATAAAGTTAATAACCgagagtcgttagatgatttgactaatttgactaaattttcatctaacggctctcaactatcaacttcacgtgaaatcgactgcacctgagttttcacgTACAGTAAAATATGACATTTATTCTGATCTTGCATAGGAATATTCAACTTTTATATAGCATCAGAAGCATTTAAGTATTTAAGTTGGAAGATGAAAACATTTGCTTTGTACAGGATAACGAGCAGAGTAACACGGATGATGAGGATGATAAGTTAGGTTTGGGTGCAGAGATATTGGATGAAATGACTACTCACAGAGGAGAGTTGAAACATAGAACTCTAACAAGATTAGATAGAGAATCCCATTCTCATTCTCAAGAACCTCCTCATCAACAATAATGCTCAACTCTCACTACTCTATTGCCTTTCTTATAATTATTGGCATGTAGCATTAGAATTGATCAAAGGGGATTGGAATGCTCAAGTTtcttcaaataaaatacaaaggATTCAACCATGGGAACTATAAAGTATATTAGAATATTCTCGAGTTTGACGCTCGGTTTTGTTCATTACTTGGCCATCACAAATCCCAGAACAGAGGGAAAAGAATAAGAGTTCATGTGATATGAGAAAATTAAAAGGGATAAAGAACAAGAAGGCCAtgttttattcaaaaaaataagcTGGAGTAGATAATTATTttagtcttaaattttttatgtatccAAACATTAAGTTACTAGCAATGCTACATGGCTAATAAAGATTAGTATTTAGTCGTTAATAATTTGTACTTATATTTACAAGTTTTgcatataataaatatataatttacatTAGTTATACAAACATAAATCAATATAGtttgtatatataatttttttaaaattcgtACATATTAAttagtaaaattatttattaaaaataatttaatatttatattaattaaataataataaaaatattaaaaattattaattttaaaaattttttattattaccaAAAAATGtctattatttaatttttagatcGAAGTTATATGAAATACGAAATTTTGAATATAGCATGAATGGCTTATGTATGATAGAATTAGATATGCAAGAAATGTTCTAAACTAATAGAATATAATTAGGGGAAAATTTAGaaatagttaattttatataaagttaATAGCTAAAAgtcattaaataatttaatagatttgattaaattattatttaacgaTCTTCGActattaattttacataaaattaattgtacttaattatataattaagatCAAAAGATGCCATGAATTGAAGGATTGAGGTTGATCCTAATTACGAATTTACGAATTACAATGAAGTTCGCACCTCTAtacattttgaatttttgattaCTCAACAAAGCCACGCCACTAAGACAATGTTAGTTATATTAACCAACAGATATCATTAACATCTTTTGGAGCTAATTAGGGTGTGTTTGGGAAACCCGTTGGAAGAGAAGAAGCACGTTTAAATTTCTTGAAAGTTTCAACTTTTGGTTTGGCAAATTTTTTTCTCATGAACGCAGAAGTGATTCTGCTGCCAAAACCAGCGTTTACAAGAAGCAACTATTTTTAGCTTCTGCGTTTTCTTAACGGTCTTTTAGCCATAGATATTaaccttttatttattttttaccaaCTTTATCCTTTGTATatgttattgtattatttataaaattcttgTTATTTCTATTTATATGAGCTctaattttctattatttattatttttatttttttaactatttgtttgacattatacacttttataatcgtgatttttatgtattatgtttgttattatctttttataatatgatttattaattctattaggtaaagtaaattaaataaaaaaattaactgtaaataataataatagtaaaaaattataacatactaaaaaaagagtactaaaaatactaaaaatatattatataaaaagatCATTAAAAACTTTTAGATTTGTTTCAatcacttaattttttttattattttcagtactatcttttataattgtaattctCCTATACTATATTTTAGTGTAACTTTTTATAATATAGATTATGATTccattaaaaaagataaattaaataaaaaattaatcatatataataataaaatcataaacgttggatttcaaattaatattaagaataagattaTTGAGAGTACTAGAATAAGAGTACGatgtaaaaaaatactaaagtaacatttaatacttaaaaaatgtaacatatttgattaaatattcttatatatatatatatatatatatatatatatatatataaaatatataatttttatttttatttaaaaaaatattttatctatttttatatgttatttttattttagtaagtaaatattaattttattataaaattaactaataaaatctatttaaatatctaaattaaaacaataggataatataaaaaaaatctaagttGATGtccattttagtaattttttatctaaaagtgattttgaatggTATAAgccaaacaacatttattttactataatccattttgatacaaaaattaccaaacataaatcactttAACACAAACCTACTTTTGACCAAAATCAAGTttgcaaaatcaattttatgcaaACTCCCGTTTGCAAActgtaatccaaacacacacttagTAGTTACTTTACAAAACAGTTCTAAAACCTAATTTTGGTTTTGATAAATGCCTTTCACTGTGGACGTGCTCTTTAACAAAATTTTCATCAATCTGCTTAATAAGTTAATAAAGTTAAATCTCAGAGTGGTTTCTGAAATTATAATcgaattttaaaatcgtccttaaaCTTGCATTGGCTCTAATATTGTTTTTGAATGGTGATTCATAGTCGTCCCTGAAGTATTTTTTGGGGAATATTCTCAAACGGCGTGATGATATGTATAGAGAGGCGCCATGTTGAATATCTGACGTGACTGTTATCATTTTTTAACTCAATTTAGTCCCTGGATTATTTTATAACATTCTCTATCCCTGAATTATTTTATAACATCCTCTAAGTTAGGGTTATAAAATAATTCAGGGACTAAATTGAGTTAAAAAATGATAACAGCCACGTCAGATATTCAACGTGGCGCCTCTTCATATATGTCATTACGCCGTTTGGGAATATTTCTCGAAAAATACTTCAGGGACGACCGTGAGTCACCGTTGTTAAATTCGGGGACAATATTGGGGCCAATGCAAGTTTAGAGACGACTTGGAGGCTCGAATACAAGTTCAGGGACCACTCTAAGATTTATCATCCTGCACAGTAATACTacacatataaatttttttattaactcttCTGGCTTGGCCCAGTTGGCCCTATGTCCGGGTCCGCCGACTCGACAGGTTGAGGAGGTCCGAACTAGAAGGCGATTTAGACATCATCACCCTTTTTACCTGGCACCTGACAACTGAGGAAGAAAAGCTTCTAGAAGGTGGGCTTTTCAATGTGGGATCCGTCCTAGTACAGATTATATAAGGGGAGGGTCCTACCCCTCTCTAGAGATATGACTCCTATCCCTAACTTTTTCTGCCACACTTTAGACTTGAGTGTCGAAGTTCCTTTTGCAGGTGGCTCCCCCCACGTCGCACCGACCAATTGACAAGATCCTTAAGCCCTCCTCCTCTCTTCACCACACCGATCCGTGAGATCCAGTCGGATCTGAATCCCCCATCAGTTCAGAGTACCCAGCACTACTGACCTATTCAAAAATCGAACAACCAAACATTAACTAAATCTAATTAAGTAagtttaatatcaataaaaatcaTTCTCATCATTACTTTTACTTATTCATTAacctaaattaaaaaaaaattatacgtATAGCATTTCTATTATAATATTGAGTCTAAACTTTCAGTTTAGCTTTGACTTATTTAAAATGTTTGGTCTAACTTAAAATCCGTTaagcaacaataataataataataacaaaattttttagtaGGTGATGATCAGGTTATGCTTTTATGAGAGCAAAATACGGTAAACCTTTAAAAATATCCAGCTCAGTATatgatacaaaaaataatttaatttttttataattattaaagaCAAAAAATTATAGACTACTCAAAAAATAAATGatcaaaagcttctacctcacTTATACATAAACAAATATGATTCAAACACCAATATACGATGAAATATgatcataaaataataaaaaataatatataggATGTAGTTCTTTAATcagttaaatttaaatttaatttaaacatTAACTTAATTAAAAGAATAGAGAGATTTTTAGTGGTCTTAACAGCAAATAAGAGTGTTTGCTCTATTCTATTTATGTCTTGACATATTAGTAATATATGTCATTTTTATCagagtttaatttaatttattcatcAAAATTTTACATAATCATATAATTGAATTCATATATTTGGatagttttttaataattaattgtccttataaataattttacataaaacaatacacagaaattaaaattcaaaatttaccttctttttatttctttccaaTATTATTAATGTaaagattatttatttatttatttattattatattattctagCAACGAGGCCAGGGTTGTAATTTGTAAACGACATGTCGTTCTGTATGACGTGGCATGAAAACCAGGAAAATTGGTCGTCGTAGACTACAAAACACACTGTGTGGCACACAATAGCTAAAACTGCAAAAGCATAATAAAATCGCGTTCCGTTCCCTTCCTCACTGCGATTGTTCCAGAAActccaagaagaagaagagcagcAATGGCGTCTTCGTTCATTCAATCCTTCATTGATCCAAAGAAGAACTGGTTCGCCGCTCAGCACATGAAAGCCATCTCCAAGCGCCTCCGCAGATTCGGTTATTATTCCTTCCTCCCAAAACCCTAACCTCCGTTCTCTTTCTACCATTTCCTATTCCACTGATTCAGTGATtcataacaaaagaaaaatattaatattctcTGTTTTGGAAATGGAATttgattattgttattaattatgttttttagGTCTGCGATACGACGATCTGTACGATCCGTATTACGATCTGGATGTGAAGGAGGCACTGAATCGGCTTCCGAAGGAGGTAGTTGACGCGCGCCACCAGCGCCTTAAGCGCGCTATGGACCTTTCCATGAAGCACGAGTACCTCCCTGAAGATCTTCaggttttttcttttcttctttttttgacCAATCCTTTTAATTCTAATTCTAGCTACCCgtgtgttttatttatttatttattgttgttgttgtttttgttgttgAGATGGATGGGAATCTTTCAGTAATTCAGTATTAGGTTTTGATTTGTCTTTTAGATTGCCTCAGCGAAATGCTAAGTGTTACAGGGCCCGAGTTTTAGTTAACAACTACAAAAGGAAAACGCTTGAAAAGAACATGGATTTGGATGAATCGTTTCCTTCAGAATCTTCTTAACTGTGATGTTAGAATTGAGTTAGCCAGTTACCTTGTGAGTTTATATTTCTTGTTAATGTACGTAAACTATTTTGTACTAGAAGGGTTGGGAACATAGTTTTAAATTGTGGTTGTGCCGTTATGTAGAAGAGTGTGGAAAATGTGTACAAAATAGTTGCAATTGCAGCTGCTATTCCGATGCAGTGTGGGCACCACGGTAACAATATACAGATGCAATTGCAGTTGTGGATTGCCGTTTAAAACCAAGGTTGAGAAGTACGGTCAGTAATTAGAACTTGCATGAAGGATATATGGACCAGTAACATACTCCATATTAACAGAACACTTCAAATCCTAATGGGAAGCATCCATCCAAGTTCTGTATGATGTCTGATCAGTTGTCTTGTTAGTATGGAAGCAAATGACATTATGAACCGCAAATCAGTTTGTCACTTAACAAACTTCAATTCTTCAAAAGAAATGACTTTGTATGATGTTCACCTATTGATGGGCAAGAAAATCAGCCACTAATGCAGTTAGCAATTAACAATTTAGGTTGCCTACGTTACGCCCTTTGGGGTGACCCTTCCCCAATCTTGCATTAACGTGGAATGCTTGTAAACAGGCTGCCTTTTACTAATGTTTCTTGGAATATCAATTGAATTATGATATATTTGTATTGTATCTTGTGTGAGAGCATATTTGAATATAAAGTTGAGTATTTAATGCTTTTGTGGTATGTGCATGGGTAGAAGAGTGTTTTGGTTGGATTATTGAGGTTAATTTTTAACACACACATTTTACCTTTTTGACAGGCAATGCAAACACCATTCAGGGGATACCTTCAGGAGATGCTTGCCCTTGTAAGTTTTATACTGATAATGTAAAATATAAGTGATTAACTACTATATGACTATGTGGTGTTTCATGCTGGTTGTTGCATATAATGTTCCTggaatttttttctaatttccTTGGAAATCTTATTGTCAAATGCTTTGTATAGATTGTTAGATGCTAGAAGTATTGTTGGGCAGAGCTGCATCATTTATTGGAATATTGTAGCTTAATTGATgatttatatattttctattgAAATATGGAGAAAAGAACCACTGATATTTCCCTTCTTTAGTCTTTTTGGTGTGTGCCTACTTGAAGAAATAGATAAATTGTTGATGTTTTGTCAATTCTGGCTCTTCCAGTTGTACTTAGTTGGCTCTAAAGGTTCGAGTGTTTTAGTGTTCCAGAATCCAGACTCAAATAGATTTGGGCAGAAATAACACTAGCGCTACTCTTTTCTTTTCACCTAATATAATTCTGGTCTACACCCTTACACATTTTTCTATACCCATGACTAGAAGAGGAAAGAGAATAAGCGAATAACAGACTTCTGCTTTTTGGGGCTTAGGGATGGtcatttgatttgattttgtgCTGGCCACATTTTTCTTGGGGTACAATCTGAAGTTTATTATGTAACATTAAATTTCTAGATTCATGTTTTCTTGTAATTTGATGAATGTACTATAATAAGTTTTTGAACACACAAGGAATTTCCGCTAAGATTTGTGACTGCTGAAGCTGGCACTGCTTTTCTTTCAGGTGAAGAGGGAGAAAGCGGAGCGTGAATCCTTGGGAGGCTTGCCCCTATATCAACGCACCATTCCTTAAATGCATAAATGTTGTTGCATGAAGCTATTCTGAATGCCGCGGTACCTTGGTTGAAGTTGTATTTGTTGTTTTGGTAGAATATTTAATGCACATCTTCGCATAGCGCTATATGAACCTAATTTTTGAAATGGTATATGTATGCCTCAACCATTTTCTAATAATAGGCAACGACAAACCGGTTTGCCTTGAAAATTCATAGGcttgtttttcacttttttgttctctttgttcACGGTTGCGTTTATTTAATTCATGGGTACCACCAATCTCTATTGAGAATTTGAGATTAATCTGAAAGTATATCTAGCCTGTACAGAATTCTAAGTTGTTGCCCGACTTCAGAAAATATAAACTTATAAAATTTCAGAACACAAAACTAGGGGTGGAGGTAGAATCAGATTAAAATTCATGGTACCAAGTACCaacaaagaatataataatattttatttggatGATTTATTTGATCAAGTTAAACtctataatttaattatcaaaatactaattaaataacGTTTTAGcaatgatttaaattttaaacacttGCCACTGTGCGGTTTCATAGATTAACAAATACTCAGCGGGGGAAAAATAAATCCTATTAAATGTTGTTAAATTAGTTATGTTATATGATACTGAGCGAGTCGTAATAAACTTCTTGGCGTGTAGTACCTCGACAATCTGATAGTATAGAATAAATGAATAAtatgtttttaattattttgttattttattttatgattaataagattttagattaaattataaaatgtttatcttttaatattatgatatttatcataatgataaaattttaaatttaatcaaagattttatattaaattgtAATTATACTACTTATTTTCAACAagtaaaattatcttttatctttttcatctTTCATAAAAAGAAATCTTACTATAAGAGTACTTTTATTGCTTCGTTAATTCTTgtcttttacttttcttttctaatgCTTGATAAAAAATTTCTGTTGAGCgtatttttcaatttatataaatgaaacgaagttttaaaaataaaaggaagTTTGTTTTAATGTCAAATGATCACTATAATTTCAATGACCCCAAAAcctaaatatttttgtttcacttaattaaattattcaattatcaatt includes:
- the LOC130932369 gene encoding cytochrome b-c1 complex subunit 7-2, mitochondrial-like, giving the protein MASSFIQSFIDPKKNWFAAQHMKAISKRLRRFGLRYDDLYDPYYDLDVKEALNRLPKEVVDARHQRLKRAMDLSMKHEYLPEDLQAMQTPFRGYLQEMLALVKREKAERESLGGLPLYQRTIP